In Halomonas alkalicola, the following proteins share a genomic window:
- the traD gene encoding type IV conjugative transfer system coupling protein TraD produces the protein MNQTHPLEALLRPAVELNTALVCLACAVLCIMAPWSLALSPSVGYGMAAGFAAFGLWRARQAWVVLRYRRNMKRLPRFALRSRQIPVSQRLLWMGKGFKWEARHTQRLHESQQPHVQRYLRPGPAYRVARELENRLERYRAGWPLVKLLAADVPWNPVRPLPPVGGMAALHAVEWKERDVYLPLGERVGHTLVEGTTRVGKTRLAEILITQDIHRGDVVIAFDPKGDADLMIRMYAEAQRAGRGDSFYVFHLGWPDISARYNAVGRFGRISEVATRLAGQLSGEGNSAAFREFAWRFVNIVARARHALGQRPTYEQILSDVVNIDGLMIEYAQQTLTRHDQHAWERITTIEGKLNDKNIPRQFQGRDKRVVAIEQYLQQVKVVDAVLEGLRSAVRYDKTYFDKIVASLLPLLEKLTTGRIAELLSPDYDDIEDPRPIIDWQQIIRKRGIVYVGLDAMSDFEVAQAVGNSMFADLVSVAGHIYKHGIDDGLPAVNGKRMGKVPINLHCDEFNELMGDEFIPLINKGGGAGIQVTAYTQTLSDIEARIGNAAKAGQVVGNFNNLVMLRVREEKTAELLTRQLRQVNVATRMLVSMASDSSDIANDIDFTSSGGDRISTVQVPMIEPADVVSLPKGQAFALLEGGQLWKVRMPLPLPDRHEDIPGSIAELAERMKRDYTTGEQWWTAVMPPPVNLELGELGAELPMRARDAQEPPPAQAEARREEHGKGEAKTRRQGEEAEYQLLDEWPLAQEMENRDEHRDNAHDA, from the coding sequence ATGAACCAGACACACCCTCTGGAGGCGCTGCTGCGCCCGGCGGTAGAGCTCAACACCGCCCTGGTCTGCCTGGCCTGTGCGGTGCTCTGCATCATGGCGCCCTGGTCCCTGGCTCTATCGCCCAGCGTGGGCTACGGCATGGCGGCGGGTTTCGCCGCTTTCGGGCTGTGGCGTGCCCGGCAGGCCTGGGTGGTGCTGCGGTACCGCCGCAACATGAAGCGTCTGCCGCGCTTCGCGCTGCGCAGCCGGCAGATCCCGGTCAGCCAGCGGCTGCTGTGGATGGGCAAGGGCTTCAAGTGGGAGGCGCGCCACACCCAGCGGCTGCATGAGAGCCAGCAGCCTCACGTGCAGCGCTATCTGCGCCCGGGGCCCGCCTACCGCGTCGCCCGGGAGCTGGAGAACCGGCTGGAGCGCTATAGGGCCGGTTGGCCGTTGGTGAAGCTGCTCGCCGCGGACGTGCCCTGGAATCCGGTGCGCCCGCTGCCGCCGGTGGGCGGCATGGCGGCACTCCACGCCGTGGAGTGGAAAGAACGCGACGTCTACCTGCCCCTGGGGGAGCGGGTCGGTCACACCCTGGTGGAGGGTACCACCCGGGTCGGCAAGACCCGGCTCGCCGAGATCCTGATCACTCAGGACATCCATCGCGGCGACGTGGTCATCGCCTTCGATCCCAAGGGCGACGCCGACCTGATGATCCGCATGTATGCCGAGGCGCAGCGGGCGGGCCGTGGCGATTCATTCTACGTCTTCCACCTGGGCTGGCCGGATATCTCGGCGCGCTATAACGCCGTGGGCCGTTTCGGGCGCATCTCCGAGGTGGCCACCCGGCTCGCCGGCCAGCTCTCAGGGGAGGGCAACAGCGCCGCCTTCCGTGAGTTCGCCTGGCGCTTCGTCAACATCGTGGCCCGGGCCCGTCATGCCCTGGGGCAGCGCCCCACCTACGAGCAGATCCTCTCGGACGTGGTGAACATCGACGGCCTGATGATCGAGTACGCCCAGCAGACCCTGACCCGCCACGACCAGCACGCCTGGGAGCGCATCACCACCATCGAGGGCAAGCTCAACGACAAGAACATCCCCCGCCAGTTTCAGGGCCGCGACAAGCGGGTCGTGGCCATCGAGCAGTACCTGCAGCAGGTCAAGGTGGTGGACGCGGTGCTCGAGGGACTGCGCAGCGCCGTGCGCTACGACAAGACCTACTTCGACAAGATCGTGGCGAGCCTGCTGCCGCTGCTGGAGAAGCTGACCACCGGGCGCATCGCCGAGCTGCTTTCGCCGGACTATGACGACATCGAAGACCCTCGGCCAATCATCGACTGGCAGCAGATCATCCGTAAGCGCGGCATCGTCTACGTGGGCCTGGATGCCATGTCTGATTTCGAGGTGGCCCAGGCGGTGGGCAACTCCATGTTCGCCGACCTGGTCTCGGTGGCCGGCCATATCTACAAGCACGGCATCGATGACGGCCTGCCGGCGGTGAACGGCAAGCGCATGGGCAAGGTGCCGATCAACCTGCACTGCGACGAGTTCAACGAGCTGATGGGCGACGAGTTCATCCCGCTCATCAACAAGGGGGGCGGCGCCGGCATCCAGGTCACCGCCTACACCCAGACCCTCTCCGACATCGAGGCGCGCATCGGCAACGCCGCCAAGGCCGGCCAGGTGGTCGGCAACTTCAACAACCTGGTGATGCTGCGGGTGCGCGAGGAGAAGACCGCCGAGCTGCTGACCCGGCAGCTGCGCCAGGTCAACGTGGCCACCCGCATGCTGGTCAGCATGGCCTCGGATTCCAGCGACATCGCCAACGATATCGACTTCACCAGCTCCGGCGGCGACCGCATCAGCACCGTGCAGGTGCCGATGATCGAGCCGGCGGACGTGGTCTCGCTGCCCAAGGGGCAGGCCTTCGCCCTGCTCGAGGGCGGCCAGCTCTGGAAGGTGCGCATGCCCTTGCCGCTGCCCGACAGGCACGAGGATATTCCCGGCAGTATCGCCGAGCTCGCCGAGCGCATGAAGCGCGACTACACCACCGGCGAGCAGTGGTGGACCGCGGTGATGCCACCGCCGGTGAACCTGGAGCTGGGCGAGTTAGGGGCTGAACTCCCGATGCGGGCCCGCGATGCCCAGGAGCCGCCGCCTGCGCAGGCAGAAGCCCGAAGGGAGGAGCATGGCAAGGGCGAGGCCAAAACGCGCCGGCAGGGCGAGGAGGCCGAGTATCAGCTGCTCGACGAGTGGCCGCTGGCCCAAGAGATGGAGAACCGTGATGAACATCGAGACAACGCCCATGACGCCTGA
- a CDS encoding STY4534 family ICE replication protein, protein MTNSTHQSATTGFFDLHITGLGYLNRIREVRPKRGDAFWACDIAALNGPADDVGYTRFDCRISGREAEALVKRCRQAVYQGRKVLVGFKLGDLWTDTFVYSRGDKAGQTGVSLKARLLFISWIKVNGEMVYQAPRRDEQTAGNDRSAASVEPSEAGNGYAAAHAGEAAGSFDSPAMH, encoded by the coding sequence ATGACGAACTCCACTCACCAGAGTGCCACCACTGGCTTCTTCGATCTGCATATCACCGGCCTTGGCTATCTCAACCGCATCCGAGAGGTCAGGCCGAAGCGTGGAGACGCGTTCTGGGCATGCGATATCGCCGCCCTGAACGGCCCCGCGGACGATGTGGGCTATACCCGCTTCGACTGCCGGATCAGCGGCCGTGAGGCCGAAGCGCTCGTCAAACGCTGCCGTCAGGCGGTGTATCAAGGTCGCAAGGTGCTGGTGGGCTTCAAGCTGGGCGACCTCTGGACGGACACCTTCGTCTACTCCAGAGGCGACAAGGCGGGCCAGACCGGCGTCAGTCTCAAGGCGCGCCTGCTGTTCATCAGCTGGATAAAGGTGAACGGCGAGATGGTTTACCAGGCACCCCGCCGCGACGAGCAGACTGCCGGCAACGACAGATCCGCTGCCTCAGTGGAGCCGTCTGAAGCCGGCAATGGCTACGCCGCTGCCCACGCGGGAGAAGCGGCCGGCTCCTTCGATTCGCCGGCCATGCACTGA
- a CDS encoding transglycosylase SLT domain-containing protein, whose amino-acid sequence MRPTACRRWAMSCALACGLAWVSSVAKASAVPPAYFDAASLHQVPPEVLYAVAMAESVVSLKAGRRPWPWTLNVAGEGFHFATRQAACDALVLALQETRVVDVGIAQLNVRWQPQLFGAGKRFPHPCDALDPYANLEEAARLLRGHFEATGDWVQAAGRYHRPAGGEPAARYRRIVAAELERLRTSRQRQLAAN is encoded by the coding sequence ATGAGGCCGACAGCATGCCGGCGCTGGGCAATGAGCTGCGCGCTTGCCTGTGGCCTGGCATGGGTGTCGTCGGTGGCCAAGGCGAGCGCGGTGCCGCCGGCCTATTTCGATGCGGCAAGCCTGCACCAGGTCCCGCCCGAGGTGCTCTACGCGGTGGCCATGGCGGAATCTGTGGTCAGCCTGAAGGCGGGTCGCCGCCCCTGGCCCTGGACCCTGAACGTGGCGGGGGAAGGCTTCCACTTCGCGACGCGCCAGGCGGCCTGCGATGCCCTGGTGCTGGCCCTTCAGGAAACCCGCGTCGTGGACGTGGGCATCGCCCAGCTCAACGTTCGCTGGCAGCCGCAGCTGTTCGGCGCCGGCAAGCGCTTTCCCCATCCCTGCGATGCCCTGGATCCCTACGCCAACCTGGAGGAAGCGGCCCGCCTGCTGCGCGGCCACTTCGAGGCCACCGGCGACTGGGTGCAGGCGGCCGGGCGCTACCACCGTCCCGCTGGTGGAGAGCCTGCGGCCCGCTATCGCCGTATCGTCGCCGCCGAGCTCGAGCGGCTGCGAACGTCTCGCCAGCGGCAGCTGGCAGCCAACTAA
- a CDS encoding TIGR03759 family integrating conjugative element protein, with product MTNPKPAVLSAMTVAVALLASQAAAQSTAQSTPEHRPYASAVIQEAQRLLESERTTTRTQRAEAWKLTERDWERYETLMEGPRGIWSPNLDPITALGVEARSAEERRRYAELLVAVERERTERELAFQRAYDEAWQRLYPDEMPVDEFTLRPRNAFYFTDEGALQARLTVYVAVEACERCDSTVSELMAQGAQMDIFVLDSDGDDAVIRDWASRVGVPADRVRARDITLNHGQPDPEHGITMGSLPQVYPR from the coding sequence ATGACAAACCCGAAACCTGCTGTGCTTTCCGCGATGACCGTTGCCGTGGCGCTGCTGGCCAGCCAGGCCGCTGCCCAGTCCACTGCCCAGTCCACCCCGGAGCATCGCCCCTATGCCTCCGCTGTGATTCAGGAGGCCCAGCGGCTGCTCGAGAGCGAGCGCACTACCACGCGCACGCAGCGGGCCGAGGCCTGGAAGCTGACCGAGCGCGACTGGGAGCGCTACGAGACCCTGATGGAGGGTCCGCGAGGGATCTGGTCGCCCAACCTCGACCCCATCACTGCCCTGGGCGTGGAGGCGCGCAGCGCCGAGGAGCGCCGCCGCTATGCGGAGCTGCTGGTGGCCGTGGAGCGCGAACGCACCGAGCGGGAGCTGGCGTTCCAGCGGGCCTATGACGAGGCCTGGCAGCGCCTCTATCCCGACGAGATGCCGGTGGACGAGTTCACCCTGCGGCCGCGCAATGCCTTTTACTTCACCGACGAGGGCGCGCTGCAGGCGCGGCTGACGGTGTATGTGGCGGTCGAGGCGTGCGAGCGCTGCGACAGCACCGTCAGCGAGCTGATGGCCCAGGGCGCCCAGATGGACATCTTCGTGCTCGACAGCGACGGCGACGACGCCGTGATACGCGACTGGGCCAGCCGCGTGGGCGTGCCGGCGGACCGCGTGCGGGCGCGGGACATCACCCTCAACCACGGCCAGCCGGACCCCGAGCACGGCATCACCATGGGGTCGCTGCCCCAGGTCTACCCGAGGTGA
- a CDS encoding PilL N-terminal domain-containing protein produces MLNLPTLSTAALIATTLLAGCAHQPPQTHEPSNADPLVLSLPYFDVDGERHRAVVTGPNPPTTEAVTPDIYSDELPSVEVIRTGRYQLVATQASLGQRYLLEQTIDVRIPASMTTTVEEALHHTLRHTGYSLCPAPGPAQRTLYRKPLPAAHYRLGPMPLREALQVLGGDAWELEVDPVAREVCYQVRDIRYAPGHGDDSREERNEAVAEVSDE; encoded by the coding sequence ATGCTCAACCTTCCCACCCTCTCGACCGCTGCGCTGATCGCCACCACGCTGTTGGCGGGCTGTGCCCATCAGCCGCCACAGACTCACGAGCCCTCGAATGCCGACCCTCTTGTGCTCTCGCTGCCGTACTTTGACGTAGACGGCGAGCGGCATCGGGCCGTGGTCACCGGCCCCAACCCGCCGACAACTGAGGCCGTGACCCCGGACATCTACAGCGACGAGCTGCCCTCCGTCGAGGTCATTCGCACCGGGCGCTATCAGCTGGTAGCCACTCAGGCCTCGCTGGGTCAGCGCTACCTCCTGGAGCAGACCATCGACGTGCGCATTCCGGCATCCATGACCACCACCGTGGAGGAGGCGCTGCATCACACCCTGCGCCATACCGGCTATTCGCTCTGCCCCGCGCCCGGCCCCGCCCAGCGCACCCTCTACCGCAAGCCGCTGCCGGCGGCCCACTACCGGCTGGGCCCCATGCCGCTGCGCGAAGCCCTTCAGGTACTGGGCGGCGACGCCTGGGAGCTGGAGGTCGACCCTGTCGCCAGAGAGGTCTGCTACCAGGTGCGGGATATCCGCTATGCGCCGGGGCACGGCGACGATAGCCGTGAGGAGCGCAACGAAGCGGTGGCGGAGGTGAGCGATGAGTGA
- a CDS encoding integrating conjugative element protein, which yields MLADHGGEPARPYFVAIGMADVPEEEGYAPDPRALVPFSEADMLPVTSERLSPGEVRFRPLELPSRMTPFFLVGDDALSLRWLEARGETLREFNAVGLIVEVATPEGLERLREAAPGLELRPTPGDDLAGRLGLAHYPVLVTAQGLEQ from the coding sequence GTGCTTGCCGATCATGGCGGCGAACCGGCCCGCCCCTACTTCGTCGCCATCGGCATGGCCGATGTGCCGGAGGAGGAGGGCTATGCCCCGGATCCGCGTGCGCTGGTGCCGTTCAGCGAGGCGGATATGCTGCCGGTGACCAGTGAGCGGCTATCGCCCGGCGAGGTGCGCTTTCGACCGCTGGAGCTGCCGAGCCGCATGACGCCCTTCTTCCTGGTTGGTGACGATGCGTTGTCGCTGCGCTGGCTGGAGGCCCGCGGGGAGACCCTGCGCGAGTTCAACGCGGTGGGGCTGATCGTCGAGGTGGCCACGCCCGAGGGGCTTGAGCGCCTGCGCGAGGCGGCGCCGGGGCTCGAGCTGCGCCCCACGCCGGGGGACGACCTGGCCGGCCGGCTGGGCCTGGCCCACTACCCGGTGCTGGTGACGGCTCAGGGGCTGGAGCAGTAG